One window of Centropristis striata isolate RG_2023a ecotype Rhode Island chromosome 21, C.striata_1.0, whole genome shotgun sequence genomic DNA carries:
- the LOC131959349 gene encoding carbohydrate sulfotransferase 3-like, producing the protein MTHRLQRGIQITGRLFKTATRDLQDWHNPLKKQSVKAYPRMRIKYTISIVFFVALVIIEKENNIISRVSDKLALKQTPQTPLHFSGLSHMLLKHNGSFTSLNKLEAAFTLMKRRLENYNQRQELVTRGRKHILLLATTRTGSSFVGEFFNQQGANMFYLFEPLWHVEKMLTLDTGGTNATAAVKAYRDILQQLFKCDFSLLETFIDPLPVQHVTTALFRRESSNSLCEESVCSPVLKGVFERYRCRSRRCGPLNLTMASESCLQKEHRVIKSVRVRQLENLRPLAEDPRLDMKFIQLVRDPRAVLASRMVAFAAKYKNWKQWAMGGNGPIDDDEVKKLKGNCDNIRMSAEIGLRQPPWLRGRYMLVRYEDIARFPMRKALEMYKFTGIPFTQQVKSWILRNTQVSKETSGVYSTQKNSSEQVEKWRFSLPFKIAQVVQRVCGPTLKLFGYKFVSSEKMLTDKTISLIEDKAFNLI; encoded by the exons ATGACACATCGCCTACAACGGGGAATACAAATAACTGGAAGGCTCTTTAAGACGGCGACTCGAGACTTGCAAGATTGGCATAACCCATTAAAGAAGCAGTCTGTAAAAGCATATCCAAGAATGAGGATCAAATACACAATATCCATCGTCTTTTTTGTGGCACTTGTTATCATTGAGAAGGAAAACAACATTATCTCAAG GGTGTCAGATAAGCTTGCATTAAAGCAGACCCCCCAGACCCCTCTACACTTCAGTGGTCTCTCCCACATGCTGCTGAAGCACAATGGCTCCTTTACCTCACTTAACAAGTTGGAAGCTGCCTTCACACTGATGAAGAGGCGTCTGGAAAACTACAACCAGCGCCAGGAGTTGGTGACGAGGGGCAGGAAACATATCCTCCTGTTAGCCACCACCAGAACGGGATCCTCGTTTGTGGGCGAGTTTTTCAACCAGCAGGGCGCCAACATGTTTTACCTGTTTGAGCCGTTATGGCACGTGGAGAAGATGTTGACGCTGGACACCGGCGGCACCAACGCCACAGCGGCAGTCAAGGCGTACCGCGACATACTCCAGCAGCTCTTCAAATGTGACTTCTCCTTGTTGGAAACCTTCATCGACCCCCTCCCTGTGCAACACGTCACCACCGCCCTCTTCCGCAGGGAGTCCAGCAACTCCCTGTGTGAGGAGTCGGTCTGCAGCCCCGTCCTTAAAGGGGTCTTTGAGCGTTATCGCTGCCGGAGCAGACGCTGTGGGCCCCTGAACCTGACCATGGCGTCCGAGTCCTGTCTCCAAAAGGAGCACAGAGTCATCAAGTCAGTGAGGGTGCGGCAGCTGGAGAACCTCCGTCCTCTGGCTGAGGACCCGCGTCTTGACATGAAGTTCATTCAGCTGGTTCGGGATCCTCGGGCTGTGCTCGCCTCACGCATGGTGGCTTTTGCAGCCAAGTACAAGAACTGGAAGCAGTGGGCTATGGGTGGGAACGGGCCCATTGATGATGACGAAGTGAAAAAGCTGAAAGGGAACTGCGACAACATCAGGATGTCCGCTGAGATCGGCCTCAGACAGCCTCCGTGGCTGCGTGGGCGTTACATGCTGGTGCGTTACGAGGACATTGCTCGGTTCCCCATGAGGAAGGCGCTGGAGATGTACAAGTTTACTGGGATCCCGTTCACTCAACAAGTGAAATCTTGGATCCTGAGGAACACCCAGGTCTCCAAAGAGACCAGTGGTGTTTACTCCACACAGAAAAACTCCTCAGAACAAGTAGAGAAATGGAGGTTCAGCTTACCATTCAAAATAGCTCAGGTTGTACAGAGAGTTTGTGGACCAACGCTGAAGCTTTTTGGGTATAAATTTGTAAGCAGTGAAAAAATGTTAACAGATAAGACTATTAGTTTGATTGAGGACAAAGCCTTCAACTTGATATAG